One genomic segment of [Phormidium] sp. ETS-05 includes these proteins:
- a CDS encoding histidine phosphatase family protein — MGQTVWIARHANRLDFVHPEWFDTAELPYDPPLSDDGMEQAKALARRLAGENIAHIFASPFLRTVQTACAVAQVLDLPVKLEAGLSEFLTPEWFPVPPQRRSRDELLQLFPRIDPHYQSRLVPEYPETDIDCAARTREIAQMLTAEFPEDILFVGHGASVEGTALGLAPDTEWVPASLCSLTKCVRKGDKWIMELKSDTSHLSLVPGH, encoded by the coding sequence ATGGGGCAAACAGTGTGGATTGCGAGACACGCCAACCGGCTGGATTTCGTGCATCCGGAGTGGTTCGACACGGCGGAATTACCCTATGATCCGCCCTTATCTGATGATGGGATGGAGCAAGCCAAAGCCTTAGCGCGTCGCTTGGCGGGGGAAAATATTGCCCATATCTTTGCTTCGCCGTTTTTGCGCACAGTGCAAACAGCTTGTGCGGTGGCGCAAGTGCTGGATTTACCGGTGAAATTAGAAGCGGGTTTGAGCGAATTTCTGACGCCGGAATGGTTTCCGGTGCCTCCCCAAAGACGCTCACGGGATGAATTGCTGCAACTTTTTCCCCGAATTGATCCCCACTATCAATCACGGCTTGTCCCAGAATATCCCGAAACTGATATCGACTGTGCGGCGAGAACGCGAGAAATCGCGCAAATGCTCACCGCAGAATTTCCCGAAGATATATTATTTGTGGGACATGGGGCTTCAGTGGAGGGGACAGCTCTGGGATTAGCCCCCGATACGGAGTGGGTGCCCGCTTCCCTATGTAGTTTGACAAAGTGTGTTCGCAAGGGGGATAAGTGGATAATGGAACTCAAAAGCGATACTTCTCATTTGTCATTAGTCCCTGGTCATTAG